A region from the Mucilaginibacter sp. CSA2-8R genome encodes:
- a CDS encoding PDZ domain-containing protein, protein MYRITCIARYLFLSVCILSLSVAVSAQQFSINENQKQVKVRFQIVRDMVVIPLFINQKGPFNFVLDTGVGLMIITDPTLVDSININNRHILKMYGTGNDVVFEAYATAHLNISINQKLIGEDISAAILKDDHFGLSNYAGMPIHGLLGYEFFSNLAVKVNFMDSTLTVAKPGKFKPLKRGIILPIGVEEHKPYFTTKILLPNGKYTTKKLLIDLGAGHALSIESWPPYAGIQKKVIAANLGVGLTGPVNGYISRVGELYLGKYKFTGVITSFPDSNVHVNYIVPRDGSLGMGTLKRFLLVFDYKNQRMYLKPNTRFKEPFEHDMSGMEYYASGKDYEHIIVSRVESGSAADEAGIEANDQITKVNFKPVSRMTVTEIDNLLKSKENRNILIEVYRNKVFETVVLTLKKRI, encoded by the coding sequence TTGTACCGGATAACATGTATCGCCAGATATCTGTTTTTATCCGTCTGTATACTTTCCCTGTCTGTTGCCGTTAGTGCTCAGCAATTCAGTATCAACGAAAACCAAAAACAGGTAAAAGTCCGTTTTCAGATCGTGCGGGACATGGTGGTTATTCCTTTGTTTATCAATCAGAAGGGCCCGTTCAATTTTGTTTTAGATACCGGCGTAGGACTGATGATTATTACTGACCCTACCCTGGTTGACTCTATAAACATTAATAACCGTCATATTTTAAAAATGTATGGGACTGGCAATGATGTTGTTTTTGAAGCTTACGCTACTGCACACTTAAATATTTCGATAAATCAGAAACTGATAGGCGAAGATATATCTGCGGCGATATTAAAAGACGATCATTTTGGCTTGTCCAATTATGCCGGGATGCCTATACACGGGCTGTTGGGCTATGAGTTTTTTTCGAATCTTGCGGTAAAAGTTAACTTTATGGACAGTACGTTAACCGTAGCCAAACCAGGCAAATTTAAACCTCTAAAACGTGGCATTATTTTACCTATCGGCGTTGAAGAGCACAAACCTTACTTTACAACTAAAATTCTGCTACCCAACGGAAAATACACAACTAAAAAGCTTTTGATTGATTTAGGTGCAGGTCACGCTTTATCTATAGAAAGCTGGCCACCGTATGCAGGCATTCAAAAAAAAGTTATTGCAGCTAATTTGGGTGTAGGTTTAACAGGGCCGGTTAATGGTTATATTAGCCGGGTAGGAGAGTTGTACTTAGGCAAATATAAGTTTACGGGGGTAATCACCTCTTTTCCGGACAGTAATGTACATGTTAATTATATTGTTCCGCGAGATGGGAGTTTAGGAATGGGCACCTTAAAAAGGTTTTTACTGGTGTTTGATTATAAAAACCAGAGGATGTATCTTAAGCCTAACACGAGATTTAAAGAGCCGTTTGAGCATGACATGTCTGGAATGGAATATTATGCAAGCGGAAAAGACTACGAACATATTATTGTAAGCCGTGTAGAATCAGGATCGGCTGCTGACGAGGCTGGAATTGAAGCTAATGATCAAATTACCAAGGTTAACTTTAAACCGGTAAGCCGCATGACAGTAACCGA
- a CDS encoding YihY/virulence factor BrkB family protein, with protein sequence MSVFSKQYLKSLWKVLVATFSGFIDDNGLKLSASLAYYTIFSIAPLLILILSLAGIFLGPDAASARLYGQIDQYVGKEAAKQIQDIVKNLQFSGKSGLALVSGIVTLLLGASSIFLEIQDSINTIWRVKAKPKKGWLKMLQNRFLSFSLIISLGFLLLASLLVNVVVNAVSERIGRFLPEITQQLIVLVNLGISFLVIAILFGIVFKFLPDVKIKFKDVRSGAFFTAILFMLGQFLIGLYLRYSAQSSAYGAAGSVIILLLWIYYTAAILYIGAEFTQVYAEANCSHIEPADYAVHIQQTEIEHDVKQLPPQNPELKGQFKKDG encoded by the coding sequence ATGAGTGTATTTAGTAAACAGTATTTAAAAAGTTTATGGAAAGTTTTGGTAGCAACCTTTTCCGGTTTTATTGATGATAATGGTTTAAAATTGAGTGCCTCCCTGGCCTATTATACTATTTTCTCTATTGCCCCATTGCTGATCTTGATACTCTCATTGGCAGGCATCTTTTTAGGACCTGATGCTGCATCAGCAAGGTTATATGGACAGATAGACCAGTATGTAGGTAAAGAAGCTGCCAAGCAAATTCAGGATATCGTAAAAAACCTGCAGTTTTCAGGTAAAAGCGGGTTGGCTTTAGTATCAGGTATTGTTACCCTGTTACTGGGTGCAAGCAGTATATTTTTAGAAATCCAAGATTCTATCAACACGATATGGAGGGTAAAAGCTAAACCTAAAAAAGGTTGGTTAAAAATGCTGCAAAATCGCTTCCTTTCGTTTTCGCTTATTATTAGTTTAGGTTTCTTGTTATTAGCCTCTTTACTGGTTAACGTAGTTGTAAATGCAGTGAGCGAACGTATAGGACGCTTTTTACCTGAAATTACGCAGCAACTCATCGTGTTAGTAAATTTAGGTATATCGTTTTTGGTTATTGCAATCCTTTTTGGAATCGTGTTTAAGTTCTTACCGGATGTAAAAATCAAATTCAAAGACGTGCGTTCGGGTGCGTTTTTTACCGCTATTCTTTTTATGTTGGGACAGTTTTTAATAGGCTTATATTTAAGATATTCGGCCCAAAGTTCCGCTTATGGTGCTGCTGGATCGGTAATTATACTATTATTGTGGATATACTATACTGCGGCCATACTTTACATAGGAGCTGAGTTTACACAGGTATATGCCGAAGCTAATTGCAGCCATATAGAACCTGCTGATTATGCTGTACATATACAGCAAACTGAGATAGAGCACGATGTAAAACAGTTGCCGCCGCAAAATCCGGAACTTAAGGGGCAATTTAAGAAAGATGGGTAA